Genomic DNA from Eleutherodactylus coqui strain aEleCoq1 chromosome 8, aEleCoq1.hap1, whole genome shotgun sequence:
TAACCCCCTCGATACCCATGCCACACGCAAAAGCGGACGTCGCAGCTCCGATCCTAAACGAATGTGATCCGAATTCCAAGGGGTTAAGGCCTAGCATTCTAATGCTATTCCGCATGACCGCCGTAAATTGGTATTTAGTTAGGGGAAAACCCGACGCATGGCACAAAAACGGACCAGTCCCACAGTGTCTCTTGGCGAACTCCTTTACCAGTAACACCGGGCACCACTTTGTCCCCAATTTTCCCACTCTAATCCATTCTCCCATCCCGTATATGTCTGTCTTTGATCTTCTGACACCTATCTTAATACAGTCTTTGTCAATTACCACGTCTGAGAAAAACAGCCCCCCGGGCTTTGACTTGCACGCCGATACTAACTCCCCGATGCGTAATGCGGCAAAAAAGGCGATGGAAAAAGCCGCGCGAAAAAGCTCTGCTTCGGAAGCATCTGTGCAGACCGACTCCACCACGTTGAGAATAGCGTTTAATAACTCGAACGTGATAGGGCGCCTGCCGTCCTTGGTCACCCTGTCCTTCTTCCACCCTTTTATTATTTGCCCAAAAACGAAGTCCTTCGTCACGTCTCTTGTCCCGTGTAAGCGCAACAAAAATGCTATGGCCGATAGTCGTTTTTTCGCCGCATCCGCTGAAGACCCGCTTTTACGCATCGCGGACAGGACATCTAATGTCACCGCCCTTGCTCTTTCTTCTGTTGGAAAAATTCCACCCGCCGCTGCTAACCATTCTTTCCATACTTTGTTATATCGGTTCCATGTGGTACTTGTTACTGACGCTTTAACGAGAGCTAACAGCTCTCCTCTATCActtcccacaagaaagcagggcaacataccccctcgacctccgccgtcgggtgcagctccctgaaatgtgacatctgaaaacgagaaagagcatcagcaGTAGCATTCAAATATCCTGGTACATGTCTCGCTTTAAACTTAACATTGTGCTGTAAACACCGTAAGATCAAATGGCGTAATGCTGCCAGCACCAACGTTGAGGATGACGATTGCTTGTTGACCATTTGCACCACCGATTGATTATCTGACCAAAAGCAAATATTACCGTTG
This window encodes:
- the LOC136577351 gene encoding uncharacterized protein, whose translation is MQVMRNLFSRSPASSADIRQGERGSRPGNRMSACGATMSRSPRSRRVPQESGTARYAREYQQTSLPAPNVPLAMPEVNEADVTFQGAAPDGGGRGGMLPCFLVGSDRGELLALVKASVTSTTWNRYNKVWKEWLAAAGGIFPTEERARAVTLDVLSAMRKSGSSADAAKKRLSAIAFLLRLHGTRDVTKDFVFGQIIKGWKKDRVTKDGRRPITFELLNAILNVVESVCTDASEAELFRAAFSIAFFAALRIGELVSACKSKPGGLFFSDVVIDKDCIKIGVRRSKTDIYGMGEWIRVGKLGTKWCPVLLVKEFAKRHCGTGPFLCHASGFPLTKYQFTAVMRNSIRMLGLNPLEFGSHSFRIGAATSAFACGMGIEGVKKVGRWKSDAYRSYVRPNLRVL